In Calliopsis andreniformis isolate RMS-2024a chromosome 6, iyCalAndr_principal, whole genome shotgun sequence, the genomic window ATAAAACTTCTATTAAATAGTCAGGACAAAATCATTTTTACTGTTAGTCTACCtacagaaaaactgtttaatttttatGTAAATACCGTTCTTTATTGTTAACGCGAGTACAAAGTATACTAGAAAAGTATGCATAATATTTTGTAgtaaatgaaaatttgtatattttggagTAAAGCTACTATTTTATCTTCAATTCATTGACAGAATAGTCAGAATTTAATTAGAATTActtaatatgtatatatattattttatacaagtatttatattgtgtgtaACAGATTAAAACCATGGCAGAAGTTGAAGAAGTAGCACCAGAGCCTGCAGAGGCAGGTCCTCAGCAGAATGTTGTGTCTGAAGAAGATAAGCAATACCTTACAGATTATATAAAAGAAACAGAGCAACGGCTTGCAACAAAAGAGGAGATTCGAGCAGCTAACTTGAATCCTAATAGACCTCCAGACACATATTTTAGTAAATTggattcaaccctcaaaagaAATACCACATTTGTCAAAAAGTTAAAAAATTTTGGTAGTACACAATTAGATACAGTATTAAAAGATATGACACATTTAAATTTGACAAAATATGTGAGTGAAGTTGCTACTGCCTTAGTGGACGCCAAGTTAAAAATGACAGATGTTGCACCTGCAATTAAAGTATGCAGTTTTCTGCATCAGACATATGCAGAGTTCTCTACACACTTTTTTGAAAATTGGCAAAAAGTCTTATCTCTAAAAGTTGTAGATAAGATTGCTAATCCAAGTAAACTTAGGGTTGACCTTAGATTTTATGCTGAATTAGTTAATGCAGGAATTTTCACTCATAAACAAGGACTGCCTTTACTTGGTTCAGCACTGACAGTTCTAATCAATATGGACAAAGAAGAACACAATAATGCAAGTATTATATTAAgtttttgcaaacattgtggtgaAGATTATGCAGGTCTTGTTCCTAAACGAGTAAGAGAGTTGTCAGAAAAATTGAATGTACCTATTCCTAAAAGTAAATTACTGTCACCTGATAAACAGCAAAATGTTAGACTGCTGCTAAGAGATTATTATAACTCCTTATGTAAGCATTTGTTAAAGGAACACAAAGATCTCCAAGCTTTTGAAAAACAAAATCGGAAAATCTTACAAACTAGAGGTGAACTCAGTTCTGAAAGAAAGGAGAAACTTGAAAGTTTTCAAGTATCTTATGAACGCTTACTCAATAATGTACAAAGTTTCTCTGATACTTTAGATGAACCCATGCCAGAACTTCCTGTTGATAGTGAAATGAAAGCTGAAGCAGAAGAAACAATGAAAATGATCAGTGAAGGAGAAGAAAATAGTATCCTCGAAGATATGTGGGGAGATGAGGAAACTAGACGATTTTACGAAGTTTTACCAGATTTAACAGTATTTCTTCCGGGATCATATTTAAAAGAGGTACCTAAACAGGATGCTCCAATAAGTGAAGACGCTTTAGATGAAGAAATTGCGTTTGATGAATTAGAAGAAACTGAAAAAGTAGATGAGCCTGAAGCAGAGGTGGAAGAACCTCAGGTTTCAAatataagcaataaaatactTTTGGATGCATTCCTGACACATTTACCAAATTGTGTAAACCGGGAAATGATTGATAATGCAGCAGTACATTTTTTAATGAATCTTAACACAAAACATAACAAGAAAAAATTAGTAAAGGCATTATTTGGTGTGTCTAGAATTCGTTTAGATTTATTACCATTTTATTCACGTTTAGCTGCTATTCTTTACCCTGTTATGCCCGACGTTGGAAATGATTTATGTTTAATGTTAAAACATGATTTTAAATACCATGTACACAAAAAGGATCAAATTAATATCGAATCAAAAGTAAAAGTTGTTAGATATATTGGTGAACTTGTTAAATTTAAACTTTACTCAAAAATAGAAGCATTGTATTGCTTGAAAGTTTTGTTGCATGATTTTACTCATCATCACATTGAAATGGCTTGCAATTTATTGGAAACATGTGGAAGGTATTTATTCTGTTCACCAGACTCACATCAAAGAACAAAAGTCTATCTTGAACAAATGATGCGTAAAAAAGCAGTCACTGCATTAGATTCACGTTATGTAACAATAATTGAAAATGCCTATTATTATGTAAATCCCCCAGAATCTACAGGTGGTGTATCCAAAAAGGACAGACCTCCAATTCATGAATTTATAAGAAAATTATTATATCAGGATCTCTCAAAAACAAATACCGACAAAGTCCTTAAATGGATGCGGAAATTAGATTGGGAAGATGAAAGTGTGTCGTCTTATGCCATTAAATGTCTTACTGCTGCATATAATgttaaatacttgaatattcgATGCGTAGGAAGTTTGTTAGCAGGACTTGTTGCTCATTATGAAACTATAGGCCCTCATGTTGTCGATGGTGTGCTAGAAGACATAAGACTTTGCATGGAAATTAATTTACCAAAATATAATCAACGACGTATTGCCATGGTTAAATATCTCGGAGAATTATATAATTATCGTATGGTAGAAAGCGGAGATATTTTTCGAACGCTCTATCTTCTAATTACTTTCGGAGTCAGTATGGATCATGCTATACCAAGTAttcttgatccacctgatcactTGTTTAGAATTCGACTTGTCTGTACATTACTAGAAACCTGTGGACAGTACTTCAGTGGTGGTTCCAGCAAGAAAAAACTCGATTACTTTCTGATATTTTTCCAAAATTATTATTGGTTTAAGTATACAGATCCTATTTGGACTATTGAAAATCCTTTTCCAGTAGGCATAGATTACATGTATCGTGATACACTGACAATGTTAAGACCAAAAATGCAGTTATTCCAAAGTTATAAAGAAGCTCAATGCGCAGTGGAGGAGTTACGAAATACATTATACCCTACCCTTGGAAATCCTACTGCCGAGGACGGTGCTGATCGCACAGAGGGAGAGTCTGATATGGGCGTAATTGCTGAAGGAGATGAAGAATTGGCTGTAACTTCTGGAAACGGTAGCGGGGATGCGAAAGGTGTAGCCGATTTACATTTCGAAGAATCTGAAGATTGTTCTGAAGCTCAATCGGAAGAAGAATGGACAGCTGACGCCGAAAGAGACGATACTATGGGTACTCAAGAAAATACCCAAGGAGATCAGAGTCTTTCAGAAGGTGGCACAGATGGTGTGCTTATGGATGTAACAGAATTAAATGCAGCGTTACCAGCTGGTCCAAGAAGAGTCAGTTGTCCTGAAGATGATGACTTCTTGTCTGCCCTTGATAAAATGGTCTCGGACAACATACAAGACCGAATGCGTGATTCAGTGAAACCGCAACAAGTAGATATTTCAGTTCCTTTACATGTAAAAAGTACTAAGAAAACTTACGAGCAATTACAAGAAAGACCTACTGACAATAGTACAGTTGATTTTGTACTAATGTTGAGAAAAGGTAACAAACAGCAGTACAAAAATTTAGCAGTTCCAGTGTCTTCAGAATTAGCAATGAATTTGCGAAATAGGGAGCAAGAgcaaaaggaagaaaaagaacGAGTTAAAAGATTAACATTAAATATTACAGAAAGACAGGAAGAAGAAGATTATCAAGAAACTATTAATCAAAGTACACGACCGGTAACAGTAAATTTAAATAGAGAACGACGACAGAAATATAATCATCCTAAAGGTGCACCAGATGCAGATCTTATTTTTGGTCCTAAAAAAATTCGGTAGACTTATTTAATTCTTCTTAAAGCATCTGTCATATTACAAAATTACAAGTTATTTTATATGAAACTACTAACTGTgctatttacatattttttgtaGAGTTTACAGCAAACTAgcccttttttaatttttaatttgaaataCAGAAACGTTTATTCCTTATTCAGACCTTCAGTTACATGTGATTACCATTGTAAAAAATATCATTTTATAAGTTTATTAGAAATGCACACATGTGTCATATATGTCAATATGTATTCCAATACAGCTAAATGAACAAAAATGTGAAGTAGTTACGCTACTAAGTTCTTATGTAATTGATACActtaaatgaaataaatgttTCATGTTCATATGAAAATAATCATCATTTTAAACTTAAGAGAAGATTAATTCAATCAAGTTGCTGGATTcatataatttaattgaaaatgtaaattttatgcTTAGAATTTACATATTGATAAATATGATCATTCTAAAAGCTTTTAAATATAATCGAATATATTAGTTATAAAACAGACACATTACATTAAAAACTATATAATAAATTTGTGTTTTAACGAACATACATTTTACATGATTAATTTGTTAGGTGTTCATAAAAGATTTCGTTGTACTATATTAAGCTCCATTTTTGTTTAAATCAATGTAAAATACTGataattttttaagaaaaaatacaaatatatgtataaattaagAGTTGAATTTGATATACAATCATTTATTTTTATCTAAGAAATTATTAccgtgtacaaaatgaatataaataaaTGTTAGGTGTTTTTATGATTGATACAACTCTGTAATAGTCTGCCATATCACATATCTACCATAATATATGATACttgtaattattataaattaatacTAAATGCATAACTGCATTTTATCACCATATTTTATGGATCTTCTTCTGCATCTTCAAACTGTCCTGCTTCTATATCCATAGCTTCATCTGCTTCTATGCCATTGTGATTGGTCCCTATTTGGTctaaatgtataaaataaaaatatataaagctTGTTTTTATAAATCTCAGACTACATTCTTCTTGAAATCAATTTAACCTGTTGGTAAAATGTAGGGAGCATCACCAGCACCAACTTCATAATGTTCTAAATCATCCTCCTCTGCATCCTCATAGATATCTTCTTCAGCTACAAAAATACTAGCATTgtaataattttcaaattaaaatttacCTTAGACAAAATTTTAGTTGTAATCTTACCATCAGAAAAACTGTCTTGTGGATCAGGATGAAGTGCTTGACACTGATTCATTGCTTGAAACATTGCCTCTAAGTTATTTGTATTATCAGGGGCAAATCGCATTTCTGTAATGGGTGTCTCTGCATCTTCATCTTCATTTTCTGAGCCACTCTCAGAGGAAGGTGGTAATGGTACATCTATACCAAATTTTATATACaagaaattattaattaaaattacagtattatcaataaatattacttaaaagaaaaaaatatttaacatttttatGCATAAATTGTATGTAGCTCTTTCAGGAAAAAATGTCCAAATGTGCTATAAGATTAATGTACCTGGAAGGTCTATTTTTGCATTAACCATAATATATAAACATTGCCTTGGATGTACTTGTTCATCTCGTGATATAGCATGTAAAGATATATGAGGGTATTCAAGTGAAAATCCTTGTTGCGTATCAGAGTTCATCCAAGAAAGTAAGCTAACAATGTGGACAttgtattaaaatatataaacaacataaatgtaaatttaattattattttaatttttacctCTCTGTAATATACAGAGTTCCTTTTCCCACTTCTCTATCATTAATATATACAGTGGTGTCCCTCTCTTCATGGCGAATTCCTTCCTGTGGTGCAAGAAAATTGCTAAGCACTACCATTTTTAATCTGTAACATTTAATAAATTAATCTATTATCTACCAATAATACTACTACTATGTCAAATTATTTACAATGTAATATTATATTACTTGAATCAAAGGAACTCGTTAAACAAAACATTAATTCTTAAAACCAGGAaatctaaaataaatataaggtTATGCCGGAATTTACAAAAACATAATACTGTTTCTCTTTACACACAAAATGTCCATGTGCATTTCACAAACACAACGTCAAAAAGACGAGCTCTCGACTGGACATATGCATGTTTAATTTAGATAACCTATACATAGAcataaaaataagataaaatgtATACCATACAAAACATAATTAGCTCTCAATGTTAGTCCTGTAAATTTACTAATTTTAAATTTCGCTCGTTACTTTTTCatcatttgttttattaatCACTTTTTTTGGTGTTATCTAAACTCACCTCTAGTTTTCATAAAATAATCGTGAAACCAAGACAAACGAATTTGTTTTCTCAGAACGTGTAATCTCTGGAGAAATGGATCAGTCGATTTTACAACTTCAGTTCTGTGCAACACTTGGATCACTATTTTGATGATCGTCACAATTCATATGCTGAAA contains:
- the Upf2 gene encoding UPF2 regulator of nonsense mediated mRNA decay codes for the protein MAEVEEVAPEPAEAGPQQNVVSEEDKQYLTDYIKETEQRLATKEEIRAANLNPNRPPDTYFSKLDSTLKRNTTFVKKLKNFGSTQLDTVLKDMTHLNLTKYVSEVATALVDAKLKMTDVAPAIKVCSFLHQTYAEFSTHFFENWQKVLSLKVVDKIANPSKLRVDLRFYAELVNAGIFTHKQGLPLLGSALTVLINMDKEEHNNASIILSFCKHCGEDYAGLVPKRVRELSEKLNVPIPKSKLLSPDKQQNVRLLLRDYYNSLCKHLLKEHKDLQAFEKQNRKILQTRGELSSERKEKLESFQVSYERLLNNVQSFSDTLDEPMPELPVDSEMKAEAEETMKMISEGEENSILEDMWGDEETRRFYEVLPDLTVFLPGSYLKEVPKQDAPISEDALDEEIAFDELEETEKVDEPEAEVEEPQVSNISNKILLDAFLTHLPNCVNREMIDNAAVHFLMNLNTKHNKKKLVKALFGVSRIRLDLLPFYSRLAAILYPVMPDVGNDLCLMLKHDFKYHVHKKDQINIESKVKVVRYIGELVKFKLYSKIEALYCLKVLLHDFTHHHIEMACNLLETCGRYLFCSPDSHQRTKVYLEQMMRKKAVTALDSRYVTIIENAYYYVNPPESTGGVSKKDRPPIHEFIRKLLYQDLSKTNTDKVLKWMRKLDWEDESVSSYAIKCLTAAYNVKYLNIRCVGSLLAGLVAHYETIGPHVVDGVLEDIRLCMEINLPKYNQRRIAMVKYLGELYNYRMVESGDIFRTLYLLITFGVSMDHAIPSILDPPDHLFRIRLVCTLLETCGQYFSGGSSKKKLDYFLIFFQNYYWFKYTDPIWTIENPFPVGIDYMYRDTLTMLRPKMQLFQSYKEAQCAVEELRNTLYPTLGNPTAEDGADRTEGESDMGVIAEGDEELAVTSGNGSGDAKGVADLHFEESEDCSEAQSEEEWTADAERDDTMGTQENTQGDQSLSEGGTDGVLMDVTELNAALPAGPRRVSCPEDDDFLSALDKMVSDNIQDRMRDSVKPQQVDISVPLHVKSTKKTYEQLQERPTDNSTVDFVLMLRKGNKQQYKNLAVPVSSELAMNLRNREQEQKEEKERVKRLTLNITERQEEEDYQETINQSTRPVTVNLNRERRQKYNHPKGAPDADLIFGPKKIR
- the Icln gene encoding chloride nucleotide-sensitive channel icln, whose translation is MVVLSNFLAPQEGIRHEERDTTVYINDREVGKGTLYITESLLSWMNSDTQQGFSLEYPHISLHAISRDEQVHPRQCLYIMVNAKIDLPDVPLPPSSESGSENEDEDAETPITEMRFAPDNTNNLEAMFQAMNQCQALHPDPQDSFSDAEEDIYEDAEEDDLEHYEVGAGDAPYILPTDQIGTNHNGIEADEAMDIEAGQFEDAEEDP